From a single Planctellipticum variicoloris genomic region:
- the rlmN gene encoding 23S rRNA (adenine(2503)-C(2))-methyltransferase RlmN, with translation MHRPRVYEKSLPELAAWVTAQGFPGYRAEQIRRWIFGKRVNDFDAMHDVPAALRKQLAEEFSLFPATEVRHQVAGDRTEKLLLELHDGEVIECVLMRETDRRTICISTQVGCAMGCVFCASGMLGLKRNLTTGEILEQVLRLDRRLGPDERITNVVVMGIGEPLANLKSLLPALESLNDKGGMGLGARRITVSTVGLPDKIRELAALDKQFNLAVSLHAPNNALRDKLVKVNHRIGIEAILDAADEYFQKTGRRITYEYVLLSGVNDGPEEARELARLLKPRIAHVNLIPMNGVAELPYVEPTAPRTDEFVRILEASGIPATVRKRKGADIDAACGQLRLKHEGPATVELSVPV, from the coding sequence ATGCACCGGCCGAGAGTTTACGAAAAGTCGTTGCCGGAACTTGCGGCCTGGGTGACGGCTCAAGGCTTTCCCGGCTACCGGGCCGAGCAGATCCGCCGCTGGATCTTCGGCAAACGCGTCAACGATTTCGACGCCATGCACGACGTCCCGGCGGCGCTGCGCAAGCAGCTCGCGGAGGAGTTTTCGCTGTTCCCCGCGACGGAAGTCCGGCACCAGGTGGCGGGCGACCGGACGGAGAAGCTGCTGCTGGAGCTGCATGACGGCGAAGTTATCGAATGCGTGCTGATGCGCGAGACCGACCGGCGGACGATTTGCATCAGCACGCAGGTCGGCTGTGCGATGGGCTGCGTATTCTGCGCCAGCGGCATGCTGGGCCTGAAGCGGAACCTCACTACCGGTGAAATCCTCGAACAGGTTCTCCGGCTGGATCGTCGCCTGGGCCCTGACGAACGGATCACCAACGTGGTCGTGATGGGGATCGGCGAGCCGCTGGCCAACCTGAAGTCGCTGCTGCCCGCCCTGGAAAGCCTCAACGACAAGGGAGGCATGGGATTAGGGGCACGCAGGATTACTGTATCCACCGTGGGCCTGCCGGACAAGATCCGCGAGCTGGCGGCGCTCGACAAGCAGTTTAACCTCGCCGTCTCGCTGCACGCCCCAAACAACGCTCTCCGCGACAAACTGGTGAAGGTCAATCACCGGATCGGGATCGAGGCGATCCTCGATGCGGCGGACGAATATTTTCAGAAGACCGGCCGGCGAATCACTTACGAGTACGTTCTGCTGTCGGGGGTGAACGACGGGCCCGAGGAGGCCCGAGAGCTGGCCCGGCTGTTGAAGCCGAGGATCGCGCACGTCAACCTGATCCCGATGAACGGCGTGGCCGAACTCCCCTACGTCGAGCCGACCGCCCCCCGGACGGACGAATTCGTGCGGATTCTCGAAGCATCTGGGATCCCGGCGACGGTCCGGAAGCGGAAAGGGGCCGACATCGACGCCGCTTGCGGCCAGTTGCGGTTGAAACACGAAGGTCCGGCGACGGTGGAACTCTCCGTGCCGGTGTAG
- a CDS encoding tetratricopeptide repeat protein, giving the protein MKRLHGFGLTLFSLLLLASTPAFAQHHGGGGHGGGGHMGGGGHMGGGGHMGGGGFGGGHSGGFHGGHIGGHSGGFSGGHFGGFRSGGTVHQGGGFRSGGFQHHGGIASPSFQGRSGIGAGAQQHHGGLGASGLPQRHLPQGQNFGGHRGGYGLGGQQQFGHLPGMNHHLQSGVGNGGFQHRGVQSLHGGQRAPLSQAVHAPWHAGVSQNYGHHHGGFNPGTTNRNFNHQWNHYARNTNYSNFGANRYGWVHHNTGWRNHNYWHSNYGYRWNRGYWPWWGVGLYSYWPGWYWGGYGGLGGYGGLGYSGYGYNYYNPYYTVPTTYVTCYNYANPLPAAPQQMMDVNPATAPADATEQTAMGKFDSARGSFMTGNYDQALADIDGAIKLVQSDASMHEFRALTLFALKRYDEAAATIYPVLAAGPGWNWDTLRSLYPSAATYTEQLRALEAYSRANPQSAPADFLLAYHYLSLGHIENAVKELKIVTQLQPEDKLAQALYDALTKKPEELAPPEAPPAAGNPNQPQNPNPVLQVNPAPVGPAVSAPPTINPPALAAPTASTP; this is encoded by the coding sequence ATGAAACGACTCCATGGATTCGGACTGACACTCTTCAGCCTTCTGCTGCTGGCATCCACACCGGCGTTCGCCCAGCATCACGGCGGGGGCGGACACGGCGGCGGAGGTCATATGGGCGGTGGCGGTCACATGGGCGGCGGGGGCCATATGGGGGGAGGAGGCTTCGGCGGCGGCCATTCCGGCGGATTCCATGGAGGTCACATCGGAGGTCACTCCGGCGGCTTCAGTGGCGGTCATTTTGGAGGCTTTCGATCCGGCGGGACGGTGCACCAGGGGGGCGGCTTCCGGTCCGGCGGCTTTCAGCATCACGGCGGCATCGCCAGCCCATCGTTCCAGGGACGCTCGGGGATCGGGGCCGGAGCGCAGCAACATCACGGCGGCCTCGGCGCGTCGGGCCTGCCGCAACGTCATCTGCCACAGGGGCAGAACTTCGGCGGCCATCGCGGCGGCTATGGCCTGGGAGGCCAGCAGCAGTTCGGTCATCTGCCGGGGATGAACCACCATCTGCAGAGCGGTGTGGGGAACGGCGGCTTTCAGCATCGCGGCGTGCAGTCCCTGCATGGCGGCCAGCGCGCCCCATTGTCACAGGCGGTCCATGCGCCGTGGCACGCCGGGGTGAGTCAGAATTACGGCCATCATCACGGGGGGTTCAACCCCGGCACGACGAATCGCAACTTCAATCATCAGTGGAATCACTACGCCAGGAATACGAACTACAGCAACTTCGGGGCGAATCGCTACGGCTGGGTTCATCACAACACCGGCTGGAGGAACCACAACTACTGGCATTCGAACTACGGCTACCGCTGGAACCGCGGCTACTGGCCGTGGTGGGGCGTCGGCCTCTACAGCTACTGGCCCGGCTGGTACTGGGGCGGCTATGGCGGTCTCGGCGGATACGGAGGCCTCGGTTACAGTGGGTACGGCTACAATTACTACAACCCGTACTACACCGTCCCGACGACCTACGTGACCTGTTACAACTACGCCAATCCGCTGCCGGCGGCCCCGCAGCAGATGATGGATGTCAATCCGGCGACGGCGCCGGCCGACGCCACCGAACAGACCGCGATGGGCAAGTTCGACAGCGCCCGCGGTTCATTCATGACCGGCAACTATGACCAGGCGCTCGCCGACATCGACGGCGCGATCAAGCTCGTGCAGAGCGACGCCAGCATGCACGAATTTCGGGCGCTGACGCTCTTCGCACTCAAGCGTTACGACGAAGCCGCGGCGACGATTTATCCCGTGCTGGCCGCCGGCCCCGGCTGGAACTGGGACACGTTGCGGTCGCTCTATCCGAGCGCCGCGACCTATACCGAGCAACTCCGGGCGCTGGAGGCTTACAGCCGGGCGAATCCGCAGTCCGCACCTGCCGACTTCCTCCTGGCCTACCACTATCTCTCGCTGGGACACATCGAGAACGCCGTCAAGGAATTGAAAATCGTCACCCAACTGCAGCCTGAAGACAAACTGGCCCAGGCGCTCTATGACGCTCTGACCAAGAAGCCGGAGGAGCTGGCTCCGCCCGAGGCGCCGCCGGCCGCGGGAAATCCCAACCAGCCGCAGAACCCCAATCCGGTCCTGCAGGTCAATCCGGCTCCGGTCGGTCCCGCGGTGAGCGCACCGCCGACGATCAACCCTCCAGCGCTGGCCGCTCCGACGGCTTCCACGCCGTAA